The Sporosarcina sp. Te-1 DNA window CCTTGGCTAGCAGATCCGCTAACGCGTTCACTTGCTCCTCATCCTCCTGAACCGAAACAAATTGGATCTGTAACGCCTCTGGTTCATATGGAGAAGTGCTCGACTGATCATGGACCGATTTGATAAAGCCGCAAGCAGATAAGGAAATAAGCATAGCTGACGCCAAACAAATAAATGCAATTTGTCTCATGGTGTTGCTCCCTCCACTATGTAATGCATCTAGTATGTGCAGGTTACAGCGGAACGACACGGAGGGAATGAATTATGCCCTTCTTTGTAAATTATCGGATACATGTCGTATAGCCGTGTTACCACCAACTTGAAGGAGTTTACCACCGACTTGAGGGAGTTTACCACCGTCTCTCGCAGCTTTACCACCGTCTTGGCGTGGGTTACCACCGACTCGACATGAAATCCCATTCATAAAAATCCTCCACATAAAAAACCGCCACTCGCGAAAAGTGGCGGTTTCGTGTGTATTAGTCGTGAATGACTTTCCAGTTATGGTTGCATGTTGCTGTGACTGTTTTATGCTCTAAAAAGTAATTGGCGAGCAATTCGGAGACGTCGGTTGGCACTTCCTGAACCACAGGTTTGTTTTGGTACATGAGGTAGTCGCCACCTCCGCCTGCCCGATAATTGTTCATGACGACATCGTATTCTCCACTCATGTCGACGGGTTTGCCTGCGTGTTCGAGCTGGACGATTCGTTCCCCGACCGGTTTTGAAATATTGATGATATAGTCAATGCCTTCCCACATGTCGTAGTTGTAGTGCTGCGGCTTTGGTTCCAGGAAGGATGGACTCACCTCAATCGTGCCGCCGTCGTATTGTTTGAAGTAGGCGGCAGACCGCTCTAATGCGTCCTTCATGTCTTGCCCGCTGATACGGAGGACTTTGAGCGTATTCGGGTAAATGTAATTCGCTACGATATCCCGCATTGTGACATTTTCCGGCAAGCCGGGTGATTGGTTACTGAAGATGGCTGTATTGGAAATGGTAACTTTGGTCACTTCCATTTGGACACGGTTAATGAATTCGACTAGCGGGTTATCCTGCAAACGTGTTTGCACGGCGTCCCGGATGACCATGTCGCCTTCGATATGTCCAATTGGCGTATCGAGCCATTCCTGTGTCGCCTCTTCGTATGTGGATGCAAGCTTAAGAATTGATTCATCCGGCTCCACACCGTTTACCGATAGCAATTCACTCGTTTTCTGGACAACCGCCCAGCGGCCGTTCCGATCCTCCAGCTGGAGCGTCACTTTACCGAGCGTCTGCCCCATATGGCCCGGTTGCACGATAAGTACGCCGTTAATCTTTGTACCTGCCAGTTGCCGATGCTGATGGCCCGTCAAGAGTACATCAATTCCCTCAACTTCCATACAAAGTTCGTAGCCTTTGTTTTCCCCTGTCAGCATTTCGGTCGGTTCCCCGGTTTCGGGATCCCGTTCGAATCCGCCATGATACGAGACAATCAGCAGGTCGGCTCCTTCTCTTTCCCGGAGATGCGTCACCCATTGTTTCGCAGTTTCCACC harbors:
- a CDS encoding bifunctional UDP-sugar hydrolase/5'-nucleotidase; this translates as MNNHLEIVVLETSDIHGNIFPLNYGSNQTEQVGLAKIASLIKREREEHEHVLLIDNGDLIQGTPLAYHAIKMASERPNPLIQAANELQYDAAVFGNHEFNYGTNVLEHIIEQANFPWLSANLLDEKTGEPYFGKPYMIQTVGGVKVGILGLTTSYIPNWEEPAHITGIQFADPVETAKQWVTHLREREGADLLIVSYHGGFERDPETGEPTEMLTGENKGYELCMEVEGIDVLLTGHQHRQLAGTKINGVLIVQPGHMGQTLGKVTLQLEDRNGRWAVVQKTSELLSVNGVEPDESILKLASTYEEATQEWLDTPIGHIEGDMVIRDAVQTRLQDNPLVEFINRVQMEVTKVTISNTAIFSNQSPGLPENVTMRDIVANYIYPNTLKVLRISGQDMKDALERSAAYFKQYDGGTIEVSPSFLEPKPQHYNYDMWEGIDYIINISKPVGERIVQLEHAGKPVDMSGEYDVVMNNYRAGGGGDYLMYQNKPVVQEVPTDVSELLANYFLEHKTVTATCNHNWKVIHD